The Odocoileus virginianus isolate 20LAN1187 ecotype Illinois chromosome 2, Ovbor_1.2, whole genome shotgun sequence genomic interval ccccatcccatccctctgggtcttcccagtgcaccagccctgagcacttatttaacttacatgcagagtacatcttgagaaacactgggctggaagaagcacaagctgaaatcaagattgctgggagaaatattaataacctctgatatgcagatgacaccacccttttggcagaaagtgaagaagaaccaaagagcctcttgatgaaagtgaaagaggagagtgaaaagttggcttaaagctcaacattcagaaaactaagatcttggcatccggttccatcacttcatggcaaatagatggagaaacagtggaaacggtggctgacttcatttttttgagctccaaaatcactgcggatggtgattgcaaccatgaaattaaaagatgcttgttccttggaaggaaagttatgaccaacctaaacagcatattaaaaaacagagacattactttcccaacaaagatccatctagtcaaggctgtggtttttccagtggtcatgcatggatgtgagagttggattatgaagaaagctgagcgccaaagaattgatgattttgaactgtggtgttggagaagactcttgagagtcccttgggctgcaaggagatccaatcagttcatcctaaaggaaatcagccctgaatattcattggaaggactgatgttgaagctgaaactccaattctttggccacctgatgcgaagagctgactcagttgaaaagaccctgatgctgggaaagatcgaaggccggaggagaaggggacaacagaggatgagatggttggatggcatcactgactcaatggacataggtttgtgtaaactctaggagttgttgatggacagggaggactggtgtgctgcagtccatggggttgcaaagagttggacatgactgagtgactgaactgaactgtgtgtatATAAGGGTATGTGTTTTCTTACTTGGTATATAATTTCACCAGATACACAAAAATGTACCctcacacatgaacacacacactgagttttaatccagctttttcacaaaatatgtatctaatttatatttaaaatatatttcaaactatatatatattatatatacacaagtACACCCAGTTTCATGCATGTAGGAATGTATGCATTTATGTAATATGAGACTGTCTATGTCCCATTGATTCTATCTATGTCCCAGTGGTTCTCTTTGCTGTAGAACCCTGACTGAGACCCAATTTATTACAAAAATTGAATTCATTTGGCTTCCTAAGGTTTGGGGTTGCTACTTGAACTCTGTCATTCTCGTTGCTGGCAGAGAGCTGAGTATCCTGCCATCATTCTTAATGATGAACGAACAAGAGCCACTCCcaaaagtaagaaatgaaaatgaaagtcttttGTGCCTCTCTTTCATCCACAGCCTACTTTTGGTTACTTACTATCAAAATTTAAACTAAATACTTAGTTTGGTGGGTTACACAGTGATGGCAACTGACACAATGACAAACGGGAGTGTTTCATTTGGCAAATTGACCAGGATATTAGTCCCTTAGACCAACTGGTTTTCAGGAAACTGGCTGGGCTTAGTGCTTTCACATATGATATCTCCTTTAACCCTCACAATAACCTCATGAACAAGGTACTATAATCAGATCTGAGGAACAGGATCATCTTTGCTTAGGGCACCCAGTGGGTAAGTGGCAGGGATGGTACTGATCTTGGGTCAGTCTGTGTCCAAGGCCCTTGGGATCAACCTCATCACCCTGATTCTGTCTGAACAAGGCTCAGCCCCTCTCTGCAGAGATGGTGAGACCTGTAAGCTCTCTCTGTGGTCTTAGAACATGTGCTCTAAAAGAGACTGAGGCCAGTGATGTGGGAATATGCAAGGACCAGGCTTTACTCTGTCTGGGCCATTCTGTGATGCATGGGGAGGCTAGCTCCATGCTGTGGGTCCTTGAGAAGCCAAGGTTACTATGGTCACTTCTGCTTTCTAAGGCGTCAACATTAACATCAAGGCCACTTTCTCCTGGGACTCCTGGCTCAGCTCCTCTAATCCTTTCACAGTCACCTCTCCAGGGGAAGGCAGGAAATTAGGTAAATAGCTCAGGTAGGCTCCTTCTCTAATCAGAGATCAGGGTTGTTTTCCTGCTGGTATTAACCTGGTTGGTGAATGGGGATATTCTTTCCCACTTTTCTGCTGCTCAGAGACAGGCATGAAACATTCAGAAGATCCTTAGGTCACGAGAACTTCTTGTTCCTTGGATACTGGTTTCTTGCATAGCAAGTGAAGGCTCAGAAAACAGCCTTGAGCAGAGGTATCTGAGCTCCCCAAGTATTGTCACAGGTCAGAGGAAGATGGAAAATCATCTCTTGGCACTGCATGTATATGTCCATGCAGgaatgtatgtgtacatatgtgtcttTGTATTTGTATAGCCCAGTGTATTCAGTGGGTAACTGAAGATTGTATATCGACTCTATATGTAGGAAGGATTTAGATAGATTATAAAGGGCTGAAAAAATCTTCCTGgtagtgtgtttgtgtgtacatgcacatgctgcttaGGTTTATGTTTGTGTGTTATAATTGAGTGCATGACtacatgtgtatctgtgtgtatatagtATGTGCTTTTTTTGTGGGTTGTGCTTTGTCTCAAGGCTAGGTGTGATGTTTATGTGTTgtgttgtatgtatgtgttagtttGTTTGAAAGTAACACAAATTCTGACTGTTTTTAACCTAGAATGAGTATAGGTCATAAAGTGAATGGATGTTGGTctatgatttgtgtgtgtgtgtgtgtgtgtgactacatgttattttctgttctattCCCAGTGTCAAGAATAGTGTCTAGAACatggttgaataaatgaagatattTACATTACTGTCCTTTGAAAGAAAGCCTTGTTTGCCACTGGAAATCTCATGCACTCTGTGACCAGAAGGATGCAGACAGAAAattccagcaggaattttgtcAGAATTTTGCAGTTTGTCAGAATTTTGATACagtctccaggcaaaaaaattaaaaagcacatgGCTCTAATGTACTCATGGTGACAACAATCACCATACCTCAGTCTTTGATATTTTCTACTCCCTTTATCCCCagcagagattaagaagagaatGAGGAGGGAGAACCAGAGCCACGTGTCCgagttcctcctcctggggatcccCATGCGGCCAGAGCAGCAGGGAGCGATCTTCACCCTGTTCCTGGGCGTGTACCTGACCACCGTGCTGGGCAACCTGCTCATCCTCCTGCTCATCAGACTGGACTCtcgcctccacacccccatgtacttcttcctcagccacTTGGCCTTCTCTGATgtgtttttctcatctgtcacTGTCCCTAAGATGCTTGTGAACATGCAGACTCAAGATCGATCCATCCCTTATGCAGGGTGCATAGCACAGatgtatttttttatactttttgtttgtCTTGACAATTTCCTTCTCGCAGTGATGGCTTATGACAGGTACGTGGCCATTTGTCAGCCACTCCACTACACCGCCATCATGAGGGAGGGGTTGTGTGTCCTACTGACAGCTGGATCCTGGTTTGTCTCTTGTGTCCACGCCCTGTTGCATACTCTGCTTCTGTCCCGACTGTCTTACTGTGCAGACAATACCATCCCCCACTTCTTCTGTGATCTCGCTGCCCTCTTAAAGTTGACCTGCTCAGACACCTCCCTTAATGAGTTAGTTATCTTCACTGAGGGGGGCGTGTTTGCCTTCTTGCCATTCAGTGCTATTTTGGGCTCTTATATCTGCATCGGGGCCACCATCCTGAGGGTCCCGTCCATCAAGCGAATCTGCAAAACCTTGTCCACATGTGGCTCCCACCTCTTTGTGGTATTTTTGTACTACGGGGCTCTTGCAatgatttacttcttttcttcaGAAAACAATTCCAAAGTCAAAGACatagttgcttcagttatgtatACCGTGGTGACGCCCATGTTAAACCCCTttatctacagcctgaggaacagaGACATGAAATTGGCCCTGGGGATTCTTTACAGGAAAGGGATTATTTTTGCCAAGTAACAGTTACCCACTTAAGGATGCTTTCAGAGACATGTCCTTGAAGAATTGTGTAGGTGACGGCAGTAGATTGCAAAAAGGGCCACAATATTTTGCAGCCCTTCCTTCCAAGTGGGAGTTTATTTCCCTACCCATTGAATCTGGGAAGGACTTGTtacttattttgattaatatattCAGTGAAAGTGAGGTTGTGAGTGTCCCAAGCCCAGGTAGATTGTGTTCCTACCACTCTCAGAACCTTGAGACCTCCAGGTTGGAGGTCTTGGAACTAGTCCAAGCTGGGCTATGTGAAGATGTGGGGCCACATGGACAAGAAGCAAGGTGCTCCAGCTAACAATCAACCTGTTCCCAGATGACCTGGCAGGTGACTGCGGAGGTATGAGTGagtcctgatggctcagttggtaaagaatctgcctgcgattcaggagatcctggttcaattcctgggtcgggagatccactggagaagggataggttacccactccatattcttggtcttcccttgtggctcagctggtaaagaatcggcctgcaatgagggagacctgggtttgattcatgggttaggaagatcccctagagaagaaaaaggctaccgactccagtattctggcctggagaattccatggactatacagtccatggggttgcaaagaattggacactactaaGTAACATTTACTTTGCTGAGAACAGTTGAACCTAGCCTAGACTAAAAGCACCATCCAGCTGAGCACAGTTCCAGCCCAAATCACCAGCTTGTGGAAATGTCATATAAATAAGTGGTTGTTGTTTGAGTGACTgagttttggggtggtttgttatgcaGCCAAAGCTAACTGATACTGATACTGCCCTTGTCTCTGGTACCCATCAAACTTTCCTTGATTTCAATGGTCCCTCTCCCtttttggtttcctctatttGGATTGTGTTCCCTGCCTATTTTTCTAGAACCCACTGACTTTACAACCTCAGATATTATAACTCATGGCCTTAGCTTTGGGTATGTCTcttgtcttcattattttttaataacctttGGAATCTGGCATTACTAGAAACTCTACTTTTGTAAAGTAAACGTCTTAAATTGCAGCCTTATCTATTTGAATGACTTACTATAGTATCAACATATATGGACTTCCTTTTCTGAAGGGAAGTATTACATATTGTATGTTTCCTCTCTAAGAAGAGAAGCAATCTTTGGCTATGATTACAGGTCTGAATAATATTGAATTCTGTGTGTTACaccttctttcagttcagttcag includes:
- the LOC139037240 gene encoding olfactory receptor 1J4-like, yielding MRRENQSHVSEFLLLGIPMRPEQQGAIFTLFLGVYLTTVLGNLLILLLIRLDSRLHTPMYFFLSHLAFSDVFFSSVTVPKMLVNMQTQDRSIPYAGCIAQMYFFILFVCLDNFLLAVMAYDRYVAICQPLHYTAIMREGLCVLLTAGSWFVSCVHALLHTLLLSRLSYCADNTIPHFFCDLAALLKLTCSDTSLNELVIFTEGGVFAFLPFSAILGSYICIGATILRVPSIKRICKTLSTCGSHLFVVFLYYGALAMIYFFSSENNSKVKDIVASVMYTVVTPMLNPFIYSLRNRDMKLALGILYRKGIIFAK